The genomic interval catatatatatactgaGAAGTATGTGTGAGGTGTCTGTAAGTACGTATGcctatatatgtgtgtatatatagcaAGATTGTGTGAGAACAGTTAACTCTCAGTATGTGTATAGATGCACATACAGTGTGAGAGAAGAGTGTATATGTGTGAACAGCTCTGtttatacatgtatatacatatatgagAGAGACATGTATGCAAACAAGACTCACCCTCTGTGTCTATATGTCTATATGTACATACAGGGGGAGAACGTGTGTGTTTTGGGGCTATTTTCTCCCATCCTGTGTCTCTCTCCCTCTTTGAGAAGCACAGATACACACACAGCCTCCCCCATATATGTTATTCCAATATTTACATCTTCACCTATGCATATGTGTGTTCTTTTTACCCCTCTTGGGAGATGCGCTGGACCCTCCCTCACACCCCTGCCCACCCACCGCatattctttaaatatttatatcactattttaaaaatacatacgTGGGGGATGTGCCTATGCAtgcatttacttttcttttaaacGTACATACTACTATTCCAATAAATAACTCCTATATATTACATATCTATAATGCACACATGACCTACGTGCCCCCCCTATACAACCTATAGCTCACCTGCTGTTAAGTTTCCACCTGGTTACAGCGTTAGATCTACACATGTAGACATTGACCTGCTGGCCTGCTCCATACGCGTTATCTATACATTCCAAACTCCCCGCTACAGCCGTGCAATGTTCCCCCCCCCTTCCCGAGGCCGGACGCAACTCATCACAGGGGGGCTGCTACGGAGGGTCAGAGCCCCGCTGGTGTGTGCGGGGGTCTCTCCAAAGTGGGGCACAGGGCACCCCGCTGCAGGGcgaggggacagggcaggatCCGGGGCAGCCTcagggaccccccagcaccGCGGGCAGCGGGGTCTCGTCCCCGGGAGGGGGGGGCCCGGGCGAGGGAAATGGCGGAGAGGAGCcgaggagggggagaggaggaggaggagaggagaaggaggaggaggaagggcaggcggCGGGGCTGTTGAGCTCGGCGCGGCGTGCGTGGGCAGGAGGCGGGTGCGAGCGTATGTGCGGGTTCTACATGCGTGTGCATGTACATGTGTGCGTGTGCGCACCCTGTGCATGTGCCCGTGTCCTCGCACGCGCCCCCGCGCACTCACACCCCCCGGTAcgctcccctccccccccatcCGGATCCCACCCCCAGCTGCtgggggagagggacctggccCTGGGGCTTTGCAAGGGAGGGGCTGTGCATTCCGACCCCCCACCAAGGAAGTCTCGTCCCCCCGGTGGGATTTGGGGAGTGGGGTGTATTTGGGAGGGGGTTCACAGCACCGCTGCTGACCCCCCAGcccatgcagagctgcagcctgcGAAGGGGCAAGAAGCCCCACAACGTCTCGGTGCGCAGGGGCTGCAGCGATTCGCGCAGCCCCCGGACTATGCCAAGCCGGGGGTCCCCCCGCACCGTGCCCCCACCGCCAGCCCCCTGGGACCCGCCGCGCTGCCCGCATCCTCCGCTGCGGGGCGATGCCTGCCGGAGGGGGGGGGCACACCGGACACGCAGGGCTCCCCCCCTCGGGGGCCCCGTCCGGGTGGCCGTGGGGGTAGGGGTCGGTGGGGGTGCGGCCCCCGTCGCCGGGGCGGGGACCCCCGGCCTCGGCGCGGCGTCTCCGCGCTGCTGCCGCCGACCGCGGGAGGGCGTCGCCTGTGTTAGTTCCCTCCGGAGAACCCGGGgccagcgccgccgccgcgggccCCCGCTGCCCGCCGCCACCCCCCCCGTGCGGCGGCCCCTCTTGGGCAGCGGGCGGCAGCGGCACCGACGCGCGGGGGGTCCGCCGCAGGGCCCCAGCCGCCGCCGTACCAGGCGCCCCTATCCTCGCTTTCGCCGCCGCGCCGGGCGCACCCCCGAAAACacggcggggggcggcgggcgaCGCGCGGCGGGGgccgcgggggcggcggcgggctgGGGGGGGGCCGGGCGCAGGGcacggggcgggcggggcggccaGAGGGgccccggcggcggcgcgggaGCCCCGCGAAAGGGCCCCAAGAAGCACAAGTTGGAGCTGGCGGCGGACCAGGCTGTTGTTGTTCTCAACGTGGTCCGCCCCGCGTCCATATAAAGAGGCGGCGACGACACCCGCCCCACTAGAGCGCGGCGGCGCGGAGCGAAGCGGAGTCCGATAGAAGCGCGGCCGCCGCCCGCCACGCCGCCCCTGCCCGCCCTCGCTCTGCGGCCCGCGCCCCCTCAGCACCATGTCGGTAGAGCTAGAAGAAGCCGATCTGCCTCTGACCGAGGCGGAGGAGTTGCCCCTGTCTCCGGAAAAGAAAGCGGCCGCTAAGAAAGCGAAAGGCGGCGGCTCGTCGCTTTCGCCGtcgaagaagaaaaagaacaacaagaAGAAGAACCAGCCAGGCAAATACAGTCAGCTGGTGGTGGAGACCATCCGCAAGCTGGGCGAGCGCAATGGCTCCTCGCTGGCCAAGATCTACAACGAGGCCAAGAAAGTGTCCTGGTTCGACCAGCAGAACGGCAGGACCTACCTGAAATACTCCATCAAGGCGCTGGTGCAGAACGACACGCTGCTCCAGGTCAAGGGCACCGGCGCCAACGGTTCCTTCAAGCTCAACAGGAAGAAGCTGGAAGGCGGCGGCGAGGGGGGCGCGGGCAGCAGCGCCCACAAGAAGGCGACGGCCTCCACGTCCCGGCGGGCGGAGAAGCCGGCAGCCAAAAGCAAGAAGCCCGAGAAGAAATCGCACAAGAAAGGAGCCAGCGGGGCGGCGGCGAAGAAGGACAAGGGCAAAGCCAAGAAGGCCACCAAGAAGGGAGCCGCGTCCCCCGGCGCCAAGAAGGTAAAGAAGTCCGCAAAGCCCAAGGCACTCAAGAGCAGGAAGGCATGAGAGCGGGGCGCAGCgagcccccgccgccccccggaCTGTGAGCCCCGCCGCACAGACTGCTCTGAGGACGGACCCCCGGGGACCCGCTTTGTCTTTGTGTTGCTGACTCGGCTCCGCAGCCGCCGCCGTGCGCGGTgagcggggctgcggctgccccagcaccccctTCCCCCTCTCCGCcgccttatttttttccatccccCACCCCGGGGCTTCTCCCCGATCGCGCCCTTTTGTTTCCGGCCGTGCCCCTCCCCGCGCGTAGACAGTCCCCGACTCTCCCTCCCCCTATTTTTCCCCGGTGCTTTACAGGGATGTTTCCCGCCCGGTTTCCATAGCAGCCGTTTCGCGGCGGcgcccccgctgccccccgcgCCACGTGGGCCGGGCTCCCGCCGCCCGGGCCCGCTCCGCGCGCGcgccccgcccctcgcgccgGCCGCCCGCGCCGCCTCGGCGCGATTTCGAAAAGCCACGGCGCCCCCTATTGGCTCCCGGGTCCCCGCTGCCATGGTAACGGCCCGTTGGGCGCCAATTGGCTGCCGCGGCGTCCGGCCGCTCGTGACGGGGCCGGCGCGCGCGGGCTGGCCGCCCGCCCCCTGGCGGAGCAGCCCGCGGGGCCCCTCGGGCCGCCGGCGCAGGTTGCGTCTTCAATAATGgcctttataattttttttaaaatcggTTTTGAGTtagttttggttattttttggggagggtggttttgggttgtttttttttttttttatgtttccgttatttttttttcatttatcgtcgtttcaaaataaattgttaCAAAACGTCATGCTGTCGTGCGCTCCCTGCAGGCACCGGGGAGCGGGCTGGGGGCAGTGGAGCCCCCGGGGAGAGGCGGGAGGGCCCAGCCACGCTGCGTGTGTCCCCGCGGAGGAGCCGTGCTGCCCACGCAGGTGttggtgcagcagagcagacCCAGGGGGCTGCACAGCACCGATGagaggggcagggaggagagggggtGAGGATTCCCTTGCCACAGAGGCAGGAAAGGGGTACCCTGCAGCACAGACCCCCCACAGCGCCTGGGTTAGAAGGAAGCACCCCCacctccatccctcccttccAGCCTCGGGGAGCTTTtccccaggagctggggctccATCATGCACACACAGTGCTGCGAGCAGAGGCCCATCGTGCACCCTGCGCCTCCATCGCTGTGCCTATTTATAGCGCGCGCCAGCGAGGTTGCATAAAGCCCTGCAAGGGATCTGGGCCATCTTGTTCTGCctgtctgcagcagcag from Columba livia isolate bColLiv1 breed racing homer chromosome 10, bColLiv1.pat.W.v2, whole genome shotgun sequence carries:
- the LOC102091948 gene encoding histone H1.10, with the translated sequence MSVELEEADLPLTEAEELPLSPEKKAAAKKAKGGGSSLSPSKKKKNNKKKNQPGKYSQLVVETIRKLGERNGSSLAKIYNEAKKVSWFDQQNGRTYLKYSIKALVQNDTLLQVKGTGANGSFKLNRKKLEGGGEGGAGSSAHKKATASTSRRAEKPAAKSKKPEKKSHKKGASGAAAKKDKGKAKKATKKGAASPGAKKVKKSAKPKALKSRKA